From a single Kitasatospora sp. NBC_00458 genomic region:
- a CDS encoding NUDIX domain-containing protein: MARTEYYDDPNAPKPNRLVVAASAVVTDEAGRILLQRRTDNGLYALPGGAMDLGESLPDTAVREVREETGFDVEITGLVGTYTDPRHVIAYSDGEVRQQFNVCFTARITGGELRISDESTDLRFVAPEGIGDLPMHHTQRLRLRHFLDGRTTPHLG, translated from the coding sequence ATGGCGCGGACCGAGTACTACGACGACCCCAACGCGCCCAAGCCGAACCGGCTGGTGGTCGCGGCTTCCGCCGTTGTCACGGACGAGGCCGGGCGCATCCTGCTCCAGCGACGTACCGACAACGGGCTGTATGCCCTGCCTGGCGGAGCGATGGATCTTGGCGAGTCACTTCCGGACACTGCGGTGCGAGAGGTTCGAGAGGAGACCGGGTTCGATGTGGAGATCACGGGACTGGTCGGTACCTACACAGACCCTCGGCATGTCATCGCCTATTCGGATGGCGAGGTTCGGCAACAGTTCAACGTCTGCTTCACGGCCCGAATCACGGGCGGCGAACTGCGCATCTCCGACGAGTCCACAGACCTTCGGTTCGTCGCGCCTGAAGGCATCGGTGATCTACCGATGCACCACACACAGCGCCTTCGACTCCGACACTTTCTAGACGGCAGGACCACGCCGCACCTCGGCTGA
- a CDS encoding M23 family metallopeptidase, whose translation MASTHTPAHPSGPSAGTQLLDHPRPAAHQGPYGGPADETAPVAETNRHRMPRQTRGTAPLLGVTAVAATLGATGFASATPAAAPAVETPDEAPVALSADPGLALAARIQQQADSQRTAAEETARVQAAQEAEAKRAAQVAQQAQAKRVAEEAEKAKLAAINLPVRDYRLSAHYGQSARYWAHLHTGLDFAADTGTAVYAVGQGTITSAGWAGSYGYRIVETLPDGTEIWYCHLSSIIKGSGKVVPGQQIGKVGATGNVTGPHLHVEVRPGGGAPVDPESWFEQRGVTP comes from the coding sequence GTGGCGTCGACGCACACCCCGGCACACCCGTCCGGCCCCTCTGCCGGCACCCAGCTGCTCGACCACCCCCGCCCCGCGGCCCACCAGGGCCCGTACGGCGGCCCGGCCGACGAGACCGCCCCGGTCGCCGAGACCAACCGGCACCGGATGCCCCGTCAGACCCGCGGAACCGCTCCGCTGCTCGGCGTCACCGCCGTCGCCGCCACCCTGGGCGCCACCGGCTTCGCCTCCGCGACCCCGGCCGCCGCGCCCGCCGTCGAGACGCCGGACGAGGCCCCGGTCGCCCTCTCCGCCGACCCCGGCCTCGCCCTCGCCGCCCGGATCCAGCAGCAGGCCGACAGCCAGCGCACCGCCGCCGAGGAGACCGCCCGGGTGCAGGCCGCCCAGGAGGCCGAGGCCAAGCGCGCCGCCCAGGTCGCCCAGCAGGCGCAGGCCAAGCGCGTCGCCGAGGAGGCCGAGAAGGCCAAGCTCGCCGCCATCAACCTCCCGGTGCGCGACTACCGGCTCTCCGCCCACTACGGCCAGAGCGCCCGCTACTGGGCCCACCTGCACACCGGCCTGGACTTCGCCGCCGACACCGGCACCGCCGTCTACGCCGTCGGCCAGGGCACCATCACCTCGGCCGGCTGGGCCGGCTCCTACGGCTACCGGATCGTCGAGACCCTGCCCGACGGCACCGAGATCTGGTACTGCCACCTCTCCTCGATCATCAAGGGCTCCGGCAAGGTCGTCCCCGGCCAGCAGATCGGCAAGGTCGGCGCCACCGGCAACGTCACCGGCCCGCACCTGCACGTCGAGGTCCGTCCCGGCGGCGGCGCCCCGGTGGACCCGGAGAGCTGGTTCGAGCAGCGCGGCGTCACCCCCTGA
- a CDS encoding alpha/beta fold hydrolase, whose product MTGTAPATRHLDLPGGRIAFDDSGHGEGAPVLLLPGMLDSRAAYRHLRPLLTAAGRRVVTMDLRGFGESSIAWDDYSPAAIARDAIALLDHLGIDRAVLAGSSYTGASVVKVAGDAPGRVAGIVLLDAFVENPPPNALQRAVVGAMGALLVHSPAFWGLYQRRFAYPTVKPADHDAYVDGLVAAMRTPGRKAATRGYVRGDSAPTGWTAAVRCPALVVMGSKDPDFSKPELVADRQAAALGARKVMIEGAGHYPMADHPQATADALLAFLADLA is encoded by the coding sequence ATGACCGGCACCGCCCCCGCCACCCGCCACCTCGACCTTCCCGGCGGCCGGATCGCGTTCGACGACTCCGGCCACGGCGAGGGCGCCCCCGTCCTCCTGCTCCCCGGGATGCTCGACAGCCGGGCCGCGTACCGGCACCTGCGGCCGCTGCTGACCGCCGCCGGCCGCCGGGTGGTCACCATGGACCTGCGCGGCTTCGGCGAGTCCTCGATCGCCTGGGACGACTACTCGCCCGCCGCGATCGCCCGCGACGCGATCGCCCTGCTCGACCACCTCGGCATCGACCGGGCCGTCCTGGCCGGCAGCTCGTACACCGGCGCCTCGGTGGTGAAGGTCGCCGGGGACGCCCCCGGGAGGGTCGCCGGCATCGTCCTGCTGGACGCCTTCGTGGAGAACCCGCCGCCGAACGCCCTCCAGCGCGCGGTGGTCGGCGCGATGGGCGCCCTGCTGGTCCACTCGCCGGCCTTCTGGGGCCTGTACCAGCGGAGGTTCGCCTACCCGACGGTCAAGCCCGCCGACCACGACGCCTACGTGGACGGGCTGGTCGCCGCGATGCGCACCCCCGGCCGGAAGGCCGCCACCCGCGGCTACGTCCGGGGGGACTCCGCGCCCACCGGCTGGACCGCCGCCGTGCGGTGCCCGGCGCTGGTCGTGATGGGATCCAAGGACCCCGACTTCTCGAAGCCGGAACTCGTCGCCGACCGGCAGGCCGCCGCGCTCGGCGCCCGGAAGGTGATGATCGAGGGCGCCGGGCACTACCCGATGGCCGACCACCCGCAGGCCACCGCCGACGCCCTGCTGGCCTTCCTCGCCGACCTGGCCTGA
- a CDS encoding YiaA/YiaB family inner membrane protein, with protein MSAPMQSRTTAAYYVQAVLSFAVSAVALAVGIAYLPVGAWTRAFLGLGLLYTVTSAFTLAKVIRDRQESTDLVTRVDQARLDKLLAEHDPFKVEGV; from the coding sequence ATGAGCGCACCGATGCAGTCCCGCACCACGGCCGCGTACTACGTCCAGGCCGTGCTGTCCTTCGCCGTCTCCGCCGTCGCCCTCGCCGTCGGGATCGCCTACCTCCCGGTCGGGGCCTGGACCCGGGCCTTCCTCGGCCTCGGCCTGCTCTACACCGTCACCTCCGCGTTCACGCTGGCCAAGGTGATCCGGGACCGCCAGGAGTCCACCGACCTGGTCACCCGGGTCGACCAGGCCCGACTGGACAAGCTGCTGGCCGAGCACGACCCGTTCAAGGTGGAGGGAGTCTGA
- a CDS encoding GNAT family N-acetyltransferase, producing the protein MVPIRLTGPRLAIREFHHTPEDVDALYAVFGDPEATRYLPFEVRDREACADQIEQYLEEAEREERTVYRLAVTERAAAADPADAVPVGNAALGLGDHRSATLGYALRRDTWGRGYAGEITALLCGLAFGPLGVHRLEARVDVRNAASVRVLSRAGFQLEGRIRHDLWLHGRWHDSYLYALLSDEWPGAGAATATGAGAGAGSPRPEGG; encoded by the coding sequence ATGGTGCCCATCCGACTCACCGGCCCCCGGCTGGCCATCCGCGAGTTCCACCACACCCCCGAGGACGTCGACGCCCTGTACGCGGTCTTCGGGGACCCGGAGGCCACCCGCTACCTCCCGTTCGAGGTGCGCGACCGCGAGGCCTGCGCCGACCAGATCGAGCAGTACCTGGAGGAGGCGGAGCGCGAGGAGCGGACGGTCTACCGGCTCGCCGTCACCGAACGCGCCGCCGCCGCAGACCCGGCCGACGCCGTCCCGGTCGGCAACGCCGCGCTCGGCCTCGGCGACCACCGCTCCGCCACGCTCGGTTACGCGCTGCGCCGCGACACCTGGGGCCGCGGCTACGCGGGCGAGATCACCGCACTGCTCTGCGGCCTCGCCTTCGGCCCGCTCGGGGTGCACCGGCTGGAGGCCCGGGTGGACGTCCGCAACGCGGCCTCCGTCCGGGTGCTGAGCAGGGCCGGGTTCCAGCTGGAGGGCCGGATCCGGCACGACCTCTGGCTGCACGGCCGCTGGCACGACTCGTACCTGTACGCGCTGCTCTCCGACGAGTGGCCCGGGGCCGGGGCCGCCACTGCAACCGGGGCCGGGGCCGGGGCCGGGTCGCCCCGACCGGAGGGGGGATAA
- a CDS encoding class I SAM-dependent methyltransferase — protein MADRTATRPAAARSTGGPSAAASGPSAPGASGALVTSRPLDEYCGLFGLTRARLAALPGPLLDCPGGAAGLVAEARTLGCRVIATDPVYARPTAEITARALAARSATAAAMAARPRLYPEPRHCPPDRYLRSWDRARRLFAADRAAHPEQYVAAALPRLPFADGTFALTLSGYLVFAYPELFGPEWQLAALAELVRVTAPGGEVHVHPLHDGEGRRSTRLDAVRYALGELRIASEVRIVPPFAGGRHRRVLVLRRVGSPPRSHHR, from the coding sequence ATGGCCGACCGAACCGCCACCCGCCCCGCCGCCGCCCGCTCCACCGGCGGCCCGTCCGCCGCCGCCTCCGGCCCGTCCGCCCCCGGTGCGTCCGGAGCCCTGGTCACCTCCCGGCCGCTGGACGAGTACTGCGGCCTCTTCGGCCTCACCCGGGCCCGGCTCGCCGCCCTCCCCGGGCCGCTGCTGGACTGCCCCGGCGGCGCGGCCGGCCTGGTGGCCGAGGCCCGCACGCTCGGCTGCCGGGTCATCGCCACCGACCCGGTGTACGCCCGGCCGACCGCCGAGATCACCGCCCGGGCCCTGGCTGCCCGGTCCGCCACCGCCGCCGCGATGGCCGCCCGCCCCCGGCTCTACCCGGAGCCCCGCCACTGCCCGCCCGACCGCTACCTGCGCAGCTGGGACCGGGCCCGCCGGCTGTTCGCCGCCGACCGTGCCGCCCACCCCGAGCAGTACGTCGCCGCCGCGCTGCCCCGCCTGCCGTTCGCGGACGGCACCTTCGCCCTCACCCTCAGCGGCTACCTGGTCTTCGCCTACCCGGAACTGTTCGGGCCGGAGTGGCAGCTCGCCGCGCTGGCCGAACTGGTCCGCGTCACCGCACCCGGCGGCGAGGTCCACGTCCACCCGCTGCACGACGGCGAGGGCCGTCGCAGCACCCGCCTCGACGCCGTCCGGTACGCGCTGGGCGAGCTCCGGATCGCCAGCGAGGTCCGGATCGTCCCGCCCTTCGCCGGTGGCCGCCACCGACGCGTACTGGTCCTCCGACGGGTCGGCAGCCCGCCCCGGAGCCACCACCGGTAG
- a CDS encoding TetR/AcrR family transcriptional regulator, with protein MPRVGLTPEQVVDHALALIDEQGPEALTLAAVAGRAGVATPSLYKHVSGGLTELRRLVAVRVTGELADRLAEAALGRGGDDAVAAVLRAYHAYATEHPHRYGALPQAPQPDGDLTAAAARLVGVIVAVLRAYGLEGSEAIHAARTFRSLAHGFAALSIGGAFQLAEDLGDTQERMITVLTAGLHGWPRP; from the coding sequence GTGCCCCGAGTCGGACTGACCCCCGAGCAGGTCGTCGACCACGCCCTCGCCCTCATCGACGAGCAGGGCCCCGAGGCCCTCACCCTGGCCGCCGTCGCCGGCCGCGCCGGCGTCGCCACCCCCTCGCTGTACAAGCACGTCAGCGGCGGCCTCACCGAACTGCGCCGACTGGTCGCGGTGCGGGTGACCGGGGAGCTGGCGGACCGGCTCGCCGAGGCCGCCCTCGGCCGCGGCGGGGACGACGCCGTCGCCGCCGTCCTGCGCGCCTACCACGCGTACGCCACCGAGCACCCGCACCGGTACGGCGCCCTGCCGCAGGCGCCGCAGCCGGACGGCGACCTGACCGCGGCGGCGGCCCGGCTGGTCGGGGTGATCGTCGCGGTGCTCCGCGCGTACGGACTGGAGGGCTCCGAGGCGATCCACGCCGCCCGGACCTTCCGCTCGCTGGCCCACGGCTTCGCGGCGCTCTCGATCGGCGGCGCCTTCCAGCTCGCCGAGGACCTGGGGGACACCCAGGAGCGGATGATCACCGTACTGACGGCGGGGCTGCACGGCTGGCCCAGGCCCTGA
- a CDS encoding sensor domain-containing protein, translated as MSSYSTQPSEFEAYEAHDAYKAYDRRDAAARRTEEPPYAWRAPFTAYFYRELGYTLTGLPVAVAGFTLAVTLFCLGLGTFVTVLGLPVLAALTAAGRGFGRLERSRVRTMLALDVPAPEPVRVKRPGAWGGITARLGDAAGWKAVLHQVVMFPWAILSLVVSTVFMTVGWSLALYPVYHWVFPTFTDWPGYKLFDFTDSDGDQHVFFVESMPQIAGVCLVGLLFVFVTPQLVRGLTNVNRLAARGLLGR; from the coding sequence ATGAGCAGCTACAGCACGCAGCCCAGCGAGTTCGAGGCGTACGAGGCGCACGACGCGTACAAGGCGTACGACCGCCGCGACGCCGCCGCCCGCCGCACCGAGGAGCCGCCGTACGCCTGGCGCGCGCCGTTCACCGCCTACTTCTACCGCGAGCTCGGCTACACCCTGACCGGCCTGCCGGTGGCCGTCGCGGGCTTCACCCTCGCCGTCACCCTGTTCTGCCTGGGCCTCGGCACCTTCGTCACCGTCCTCGGCCTGCCGGTGCTGGCCGCGCTGACCGCCGCCGGCCGCGGCTTCGGCCGGCTGGAGCGGTCCCGGGTCCGCACCATGCTGGCCCTGGACGTGCCCGCCCCGGAGCCGGTCCGGGTCAAGCGGCCGGGCGCCTGGGGCGGCATCACCGCCCGACTCGGGGACGCGGCCGGCTGGAAGGCCGTGCTCCACCAGGTGGTGATGTTCCCGTGGGCGATCCTCAGCCTGGTGGTGTCGACGGTCTTCATGACCGTCGGCTGGTCGCTCGCCCTCTACCCCGTCTACCACTGGGTCTTCCCGACCTTCACGGACTGGCCGGGCTACAAGCTGTTCGACTTCACCGACAGCGACGGCGACCAGCACGTCTTCTTCGTCGAGTCGATGCCGCAGATCGCGGGCGTCTGCCTGGTCGGGCTGCTCTTCGTCTTCGTCACCCCGCAGCTGGTGCGCGGCCTGACCAACGTCAACCGGCTCGCCGCCCGGGGCCTGCTCGGCCGCTGA